Proteins from one Xenorhabdus griffiniae genomic window:
- the yhjD gene encoding inner membrane protein YhjD — MPGNHENREQFNTGKNLTPLEKGLYGSKKALSVTIRIGNAIRRIPFIAHFIRAAQRFNDRMGSQFGAAITYFSFLSLIPILMLSFAVAGFVLASNPDLLTRLINGIANSISDPALANTLKNSVDTAINQRTTVGLTGLAIALYSGMNWVGNLREAILAQSRDVWERNHEDKEKIYFQYIRDFFSLFGLLFALVITLSLTSIAGSAQATIVHALGLEGIEWLRPAWTSIGMTISILANYLLFLWILWILPRHRPERKALFKGTLMAAIGFEIIKSIMTMMLPRLASSPSGAAFGSVIGLMAFFYFFARLTLFCAAWIATAEEKKPDKHPYLNQ; from the coding sequence ATGCCAGGTAACCATGAAAACAGGGAACAATTCAATACAGGGAAAAATCTGACACCGTTAGAGAAAGGACTATATGGCAGTAAAAAAGCACTTTCCGTCACCATCCGTATTGGCAATGCTATCCGCCGTATTCCTTTTATCGCCCACTTTATTAGGGCGGCCCAACGTTTTAACGACCGCATGGGGAGTCAATTTGGCGCGGCCATTACCTATTTTTCGTTTCTATCTTTAATCCCCATTTTGATGCTCTCTTTTGCCGTCGCCGGTTTTGTGCTGGCCTCCAATCCTGACCTGCTGACACGTTTGATTAATGGCATCGCCAATAGCATCAGTGATCCCGCTCTCGCCAATACCCTGAAAAACAGTGTAGACACGGCAATTAACCAAAGAACAACCGTGGGATTGACCGGTCTGGCGATCGCACTTTATTCAGGGATGAACTGGGTTGGAAATTTACGCGAGGCAATACTCGCCCAGTCCAGGGATGTCTGGGAACGCAATCATGAAGATAAAGAGAAAATTTATTTTCAATATATTCGCGACTTTTTCTCTTTATTCGGTCTGTTATTTGCGTTGGTCATCACCCTTTCGCTAACTTCCATAGCAGGTTCTGCCCAAGCCACTATCGTCCACGCCCTCGGACTGGAAGGCATAGAATGGCTCCGGCCAGCATGGACATCAATTGGCATGACGATTTCCATTTTAGCCAATTATTTGTTATTTCTATGGATATTGTGGATCTTGCCGCGTCATCGCCCTGAAAGAAAAGCGCTGTTTAAAGGCACCCTCATGGCCGCCATCGGGTTTGAAATCATTAAATCTATTATGACGATGATGCTGCCCCGCCTTGCCAGCTCCCCTTCGGGCGCTGCTTTTGGTTCGGTGATTGGTTTAATGGCATTCTTCTATTTTTTCGCCCGTTTGACGCTATTTTGCGCCGCCTGGATCGCCACTGCGGAAGAAAAAAAGCCAGATAAACATCCATATCTCAATCAATAA
- a CDS encoding 2-hydroxymuconate tautomerase family protein: MPFVNIRITREGATAEQKKQLIEGATQLLVDVLGKNPATTFVIIDEVETDNWGIGGKNVTELRAAAKK; this comes from the coding sequence ATGCCATTTGTGAACATCAGAATTACCCGCGAAGGCGCCACCGCTGAGCAGAAAAAACAACTGATTGAAGGTGCAACCCAATTGCTGGTAGATGTACTTGGGAAAAACCCGGCAACAACCTTTGTCATCATTGATGAAGTCGAAACAGATAACTGGGGCATCGGCGGTAAAAACGTGACTGAGTTACGGGCTGCCGCGAAGA
- a CDS encoding hemagglutinin repeat-containing protein has product MKSKKFKLSPTGKLAASMAIILATCSVSFANDITPGGDAAHSPDVMQADTGATVVNIVAPSESGLSHNQYQDFNVNQMGAVFNNSLEDGTSQLAGELSANSNLNGQAASVILNEVISRNPSFLLGEQEIFGIAADYVLANPNGITCNGCGFINTNQASLVVGNPLVENGVLQGFNTFDNLNALNIRNNGLSHNDVLNLIAPKIDINGQVITTKNLNLTTGNNKISADGRILDIQQANIGALDSYYLGSMRAGRIRLLNTAEGSGVNLKGQVTADNGIEVESYGDVKLEAATLKGGDITLSGNNVLSQGRLNQSSSDKTGNDNHESTLSGIYTEQKQISESVARTQLAGKNITLVARQNNQVMATDIEGDNVKLTGANLKLDGQQLHQLDRNTNNQRKWVWQYDLTNESEKYQHEGNTINARENIHLTASEGNAEVLASKIKAGNKLSVSAQKDVKLASLVESEMTSQKGYKKNHSASLQTGNWNEVNTTQRSTGNELSAGGDLGIKAKGNVDIIGTRINSGKNLIITADQQTNITVQSLVADQILAKDKTYWGGIAGGSKKDNRDKSETHHISEVTAGEHLLLTGANGVTITGSKVKAQKGAYVSTNDGQLTIDNAVSHISKEVDERKGTIFNITKNTNQEHHEQQKSSASQLISDADLKLLSNKDINVIGSLAKSAGELQLNTSGNINILNYGEKNQDQQEKTNLDFLSYTKDMKDNQYRAGVGFEHTTDQQKNESTTQRPSELNGGNFTVNAGQNVTVTGSKLVTTQGDAKISGNNIALLAGENSSSTSTAQEKLNSSVFVTGGMDKLGSGVEGTYNNNGKSDSRTTAEVTKTQVTGNLELNAMGELKQQGTDHQVQGSYQVNAGSIKNVATANTESSSTNQLQVGGEISGTADYSATTRPVEKTAKAAADKKLDTSITKTGLPNAGIELAMNGNSRYTNNHQSNAVVTNIKAGDVKVTTNGDIYDQGTQYQTNKGGVSLIAGSHTSEAATNSQSSHAADTTGNASLRVYTTTGADISVNGKGSGSYQETSNTTSSAVTSSINAQNGVNVQTARDARYQGTSINAGEGTANVNAGGNVQFNQATTRNEKQGHGYNGEISLTVGTNPDGKNFSGSLGGGYNTESQNNTTAQTSNITGGQGVNLTAGNNLTLQGANVTGKQVDLTAQRGKIELTSAQDTANANGWNVGAKAKGGMSSNARKEGGDGAASDASTTDDPANRIIDSKYNIGGELKFGVNNLTQTTHHNAQVSGNNVNLTSAGDTSLKGANVDAAQITSNVGGNFNVESRKDSTHSLNVGLDAGLGYSKTVKGDAASKQAVPPVAEGSPENTATTTPETGDKAPSLTDQLKAAFKGYNGKLKGNYDTLDRETVGKQTTLTGTQEVNLNVSGTTHLSGSKIDRAQGAVSLNTQQINQQSVAGYDKSKNLGIDVPDSLTNLATSAQKDIFSGKVPFVKNESHDTELPTVHSEVKGHQ; this is encoded by the coding sequence ATGAAAAGTAAAAAATTTAAGCTGTCTCCCACGGGCAAACTTGCCGCCTCTATGGCAATTATTCTGGCAACCTGTTCAGTCAGCTTTGCCAATGATATTACACCTGGCGGCGATGCCGCACACAGCCCAGATGTTATGCAAGCGGATACCGGTGCGACGGTAGTCAATATCGTTGCGCCTTCCGAATCAGGGTTATCACATAACCAATACCAGGACTTCAACGTTAATCAAATGGGGGCTGTGTTCAATAACTCTCTGGAGGATGGAACATCGCAATTGGCAGGGGAATTATCTGCTAACAGCAACCTCAATGGACAAGCTGCCAGTGTGATCTTAAATGAGGTTATTAGTCGTAACCCTTCTTTCTTGCTTGGCGAACAGGAAATATTTGGTATCGCTGCCGATTATGTACTGGCAAACCCTAACGGTATCACTTGTAACGGTTGTGGTTTTATCAATACGAATCAGGCGTCATTGGTTGTCGGTAATCCACTGGTGGAAAATGGGGTTCTGCAAGGCTTCAACACCTTTGATAATCTGAACGCCCTGAATATCAGGAACAATGGCTTATCCCATAATGACGTACTAAATCTGATCGCACCTAAAATTGACATCAACGGTCAGGTGATCACCACAAAAAACCTCAATCTCACAACGGGGAATAACAAGATTTCGGCCGATGGTCGCATCCTGGATATTCAGCAAGCGAATATTGGCGCTCTCGACAGCTATTATTTGGGTAGTATGCGGGCAGGACGCATTCGTCTGCTGAATACGGCGGAAGGAAGCGGAGTTAATTTAAAAGGCCAAGTCACCGCTGATAATGGCATTGAAGTTGAATCCTACGGTGATGTGAAGCTGGAAGCGGCGACGCTAAAAGGTGGCGATATTACCTTGAGCGGCAATAATGTGCTGTCCCAAGGACGCCTGAACCAATCTTCATCAGACAAAACGGGCAACGATAATCACGAAAGCACTCTTAGTGGTATTTATACCGAACAAAAGCAAATCAGTGAATCTGTTGCTCGTACCCAATTGGCAGGTAAAAACATCACGCTGGTGGCCAGACAAAACAACCAAGTGATGGCAACCGATATTGAAGGGGATAATGTCAAACTGACTGGCGCCAACCTGAAACTGGATGGACAACAGCTTCACCAACTTGACCGTAACACGAACAATCAACGGAAATGGGTCTGGCAATATGATCTCACCAATGAGAGTGAAAAATATCAGCACGAAGGCAATACCATTAACGCGCGTGAAAATATCCATTTAACCGCCAGTGAAGGCAATGCCGAAGTCCTTGCCAGTAAGATCAAAGCGGGCAATAAGTTGTCCGTATCAGCCCAGAAAGATGTGAAGCTGGCAAGTCTGGTGGAATCAGAAATGACTTCACAGAAGGGATACAAAAAGAACCATAGTGCATCATTGCAAACGGGTAATTGGAATGAGGTCAATACCACCCAAAGAAGTACCGGCAATGAATTAAGCGCAGGCGGAGACTTAGGTATCAAGGCGAAAGGAAATGTTGACATTATCGGAACCCGGATTAACTCAGGCAAAAACCTGATTATTACTGCGGATCAACAAACCAATATTACTGTCCAATCCCTCGTTGCTGATCAGATCCTTGCCAAAGATAAAACCTATTGGGGTGGGATTGCCGGTGGCAGCAAAAAAGATAACCGCGATAAATCAGAAACCCATCATATTTCCGAAGTGACGGCTGGCGAGCACTTGCTGCTGACTGGTGCAAATGGTGTCACCATTACAGGCAGTAAAGTCAAAGCGCAAAAAGGTGCCTATGTCAGCACCAATGACGGGCAATTAACTATCGACAATGCGGTCAGCCATATTTCTAAAGAGGTGGATGAAAGAAAAGGCACCATTTTCAACATCACCAAAAATACAAATCAAGAGCATCACGAGCAGCAAAAATCTTCCGCCAGCCAGTTGATTTCCGATGCCGACCTGAAATTACTCAGTAATAAAGACATCAATGTCATTGGCAGTCTGGCAAAAAGTGCCGGCGAACTGCAACTGAATACATCAGGCAATATCAATATCCTGAATTATGGTGAGAAAAATCAGGATCAACAGGAAAAAACCAACCTTGACTTTCTGTCTTACACCAAGGACATGAAAGATAACCAATATCGTGCGGGTGTCGGTTTTGAACACACTACCGATCAACAGAAAAATGAAAGCACAACACAACGCCCATCAGAACTGAATGGCGGCAACTTCACCGTAAATGCTGGTCAAAATGTCACTGTGACTGGCTCTAAGTTGGTCACCACACAGGGCGATGCGAAGATTAGCGGGAATAATATTGCGTTGCTGGCTGGCGAAAATAGTTCCTCAACCTCAACCGCACAGGAAAAACTGAATAGCAGTGTGTTCGTCACTGGCGGTATGGACAAACTCGGTAGTGGTGTTGAAGGAACTTACAACAACAATGGAAAATCCGACAGCCGGACAACGGCAGAAGTGACCAAAACCCAAGTGACAGGCAACCTTGAGCTGAATGCAATGGGTGAGTTGAAGCAGCAGGGTACGGATCATCAAGTACAAGGTTCCTATCAGGTTAATGCCGGCAGCATTAAAAATGTGGCAACAGCCAATACCGAATCCAGTTCAACCAACCAATTACAGGTAGGCGGTGAAATCAGCGGAACTGCCGATTACAGTGCAACCACTCGTCCTGTAGAAAAAACAGCCAAGGCTGCCGCAGATAAGAAACTGGATACTTCCATCACCAAAACGGGCTTACCTAATGCCGGTATTGAACTGGCGATGAATGGCAACAGCCGTTACACCAATAACCATCAGTCCAATGCGGTAGTGACTAACATCAAGGCAGGTGATGTCAAAGTAACAACGAACGGCGACATCTATGACCAAGGTACGCAATACCAGACCAACAAAGGCGGGGTCTCACTGATTGCGGGCAGCCATACCAGTGAAGCCGCCACCAATAGCCAAAGCTCTCATGCCGCTGACACAACTGGCAATGCCAGTTTGCGTGTCTACACCACAACTGGTGCAGATATCTCTGTTAATGGCAAAGGCAGTGGTAGCTATCAGGAAACATCCAACACCACCAGCAGCGCAGTGACCAGCAGCATCAACGCTCAAAACGGCGTTAACGTTCAGACGGCCAGAGATGCGCGCTACCAAGGCACCTCAATCAATGCAGGTGAAGGTACAGCCAACGTTAATGCAGGTGGAAATGTTCAGTTTAACCAAGCCACCACTCGCAATGAGAAACAAGGCCATGGTTACAATGGGGAAATTTCCCTGACCGTGGGAACCAACCCTGATGGCAAGAATTTCAGTGGCAGTCTCGGCGGCGGTTATAACACCGAAAGCCAGAACAACACTACTGCTCAAACCAGCAATATCACTGGTGGACAAGGGGTAAATCTGACTGCAGGCAATAATCTGACATTACAAGGAGCCAACGTTACCGGCAAACAGGTAGATTTAACCGCACAGCGTGGGAAAATCGAACTGACTTCGGCTCAGGATACTGCCAACGCCAATGGTTGGAATGTCGGTGCTAAAGCTAAAGGGGGAATGTCTTCTAACGCCCGTAAAGAAGGAGGGGATGGCGCAGCAAGCGATGCTTCAACAACAGATGATCCAGCTAACAGAATCATCGACAGCAAATATAATATTGGCGGTGAATTGAAATTTGGCGTCAATAACCTGACGCAAACTACGCATCATAACGCACAGGTTTCCGGCAACAATGTTAATCTGACCAGCGCGGGCGATACCTCACTTAAAGGTGCGAATGTGGATGCTGCTCAGATCACGAGCAATGTCGGTGGCAATTTCAATGTCGAAAGCCGTAAGGACAGCACCCATAGCCTGAATGTGGGGCTGGATGCTGGCTTGGGTTATAGCAAAACCGTCAAAGGAGATGCCGCTTCTAAACAGGCTGTTCCTCCCGTAGCGGAAGGCTCTCCAGAAAATACAGCAACTACCACACCTGAAACCGGAGATAAAGCCCCAAGTTTGACAGATCAACTGAAAGCGGCGTTCAAGGGCTACAATGGCAAACTCAAAGGCAATTACGATACTCTCGACCGAGAAACGGTAGGTAAGCAAACAACATTGACCGGTACTCAAGAGGTTAATCTGAATGTCTCTGGAACAACCCATTTATCGGGCAGCAAAATTGACCGTGCACAAGGTGCTGTCTCGCTGAATACCCAGCAAATTAACCAACAATCTGTCGCCGGATACGATAAGAGCAAAAATTTAGGTATTGATGTACCTGACTCCCTCACCAATCTGGCAACTTCTGCACAAAAAGATATTTTCTCCGGTAAAGTGCCTTTTGTGAAAAATGAGAGCCACGATACTGAACTGCCAACTGTTCACAGTGAAGTTAAAGGGCATCAATGA
- the tssB gene encoding type VI secretion system contractile sheath small subunit, producing MSKNSPGSVAPKERINIKYVPNNGDQTSEVELPLNLLVVGDLKGKSEDTPIEERQAVSINKNNFNAVMNEANINLTFNVPNRLDEKSEEELPVNLEIKSLNDFSPDNIAKKVPELNKLLELREALVALKGPLGNIPAFRARLQSLLDDESVREQLLKELEIVNKK from the coding sequence ATGAGTAAGAATAGTCCAGGTAGCGTAGCTCCGAAAGAAAGAATTAATATTAAGTATGTTCCTAATAATGGTGACCAGACTTCAGAAGTTGAATTGCCTCTGAATCTTCTGGTTGTGGGTGACTTGAAAGGAAAAAGCGAAGATACGCCAATTGAAGAACGGCAGGCAGTTTCTATCAATAAGAACAACTTTAATGCCGTAATGAATGAAGCGAACATCAACCTAACTTTTAACGTTCCTAATCGTCTCGATGAAAAAAGCGAAGAAGAGCTGCCCGTTAATCTGGAAATAAAATCACTGAATGATTTCTCGCCAGATAATATCGCGAAGAAAGTGCCTGAATTAAATAAACTTCTCGAACTTCGTGAGGCATTAGTTGCATTAAAAGGCCCATTGGGAAATATCCCAGCATTTCGTGCTCGTTTGCAGTCACTGCTGGATGATGAATCCGTTCGTGAGCAACTCCTGAAAGAACTTGAAATCGTCAATAAAAAATAA
- the tssC gene encoding type VI secretion system contractile sheath large subunit: MAQHEENSTAIASGATTSLLDEIMSQARMTPENDGYYIAKQGVAAFIGSILDTGSNDEPINKLLVDKMIVELDKKLSEQMDEIMHAKPFQELESSWRSLKILVDRTDFRENIKINILHATKDELLEDFEFSPEIIQSGFYKHVYSSGYGQFGGEPVASVIGNYAFNNTTPDIKLMQYVSSVGAMAHAPFLSSVSPEFFGINSFTELPAIKDLKSVFEGPSHTKWRLLRESEDSRYLGLTAPRFLLRLPYSSVENPIKNFNYQENVSRDHEHFLWGNTAYLLASCLTDSFAKYRWCPNIIGPQSGGAVSDLPVHLYEAMGQIQAKIPTEVLVTDRREFELAEEGFITLTMRKGSDNAAFFSANSVQKPKVFPNTREGKIAETNYKLGTQLPYMFIINRLAHYIKVLQREQIGSWKERQDLERELNMWLKQYIADQENPPTDVRSRRPLRAAEIKVLDVEGDPGWYQVAMQVRPHFKYMGASFELSLVGRLDKE; the protein is encoded by the coding sequence ATGGCTCAGCACGAAGAAAACAGTACAGCTATTGCTTCTGGCGCAACGACTTCTTTGCTTGATGAAATTATGTCTCAAGCGAGAATGACTCCGGAAAATGACGGCTACTATATTGCTAAACAAGGTGTCGCTGCGTTTATCGGTAGCATCCTGGATACTGGCTCTAACGATGAACCCATCAACAAGCTGCTTGTTGATAAGATGATCGTCGAGTTGGATAAGAAGCTAAGTGAGCAGATGGATGAAATCATGCACGCTAAGCCGTTCCAGGAATTGGAATCTTCCTGGCGTTCACTGAAAATTTTGGTGGATCGCACTGATTTCCGTGAAAACATCAAAATCAACATTCTTCATGCGACTAAAGATGAATTGTTGGAAGATTTTGAATTTTCTCCTGAAATTATTCAGTCTGGCTTCTATAAACACGTTTATTCCTCAGGCTACGGCCAGTTTGGTGGTGAACCTGTTGCTTCCGTCATCGGTAACTACGCGTTCAACAACACTACGCCTGATATTAAATTGATGCAGTATGTCAGTTCGGTGGGTGCGATGGCTCATGCGCCATTCTTGTCTTCTGTTTCACCGGAATTCTTTGGTATTAACAGCTTTACTGAGCTGCCTGCCATCAAAGATCTGAAATCTGTCTTCGAAGGCCCTTCACATACTAAATGGCGTCTGCTGCGTGAGTCAGAAGATTCACGTTACTTAGGTCTGACTGCACCTCGCTTCTTGCTGCGTCTGCCTTATTCCAGTGTTGAAAACCCAATCAAGAACTTCAACTATCAGGAAAATGTCAGCCGTGACCACGAACATTTCTTGTGGGGTAATACGGCGTACTTGCTGGCTAGCTGCCTGACTGACAGCTTTGCTAAGTACCGCTGGTGTCCAAACATCATTGGCCCACAGAGCGGTGGTGCAGTCAGCGATCTGCCCGTTCACCTGTATGAAGCAATGGGGCAGATTCAGGCGAAGATCCCAACAGAAGTTTTAGTCACTGACCGTCGTGAATTCGAACTGGCAGAAGAAGGCTTTATTACCCTGACCATGCGTAAGGGTAGCGATAACGCGGCATTCTTCTCGGCAAACTCAGTTCAGAAACCAAAAGTGTTCCCAAATACCCGCGAAGGGAAAATTGCGGAAACCAACTACAAGTTGGGTACCCAGCTTCCATACATGTTCATCATCAACCGTCTGGCTCACTACATCAAAGTGTTGCAGCGCGAACAGATCGGCTCCTGGAAAGAGCGTCAGGATCTGGAACGCGAACTGAACATGTGGCTGAAACAGTACATTGCTGATCAGGAAAACCCACCCACTGACGTTCGTAGCCGTCGTCCTCTGCGTGCTGCTGAGATCAAGGTTCTGGATGTTGAAGGCGATCCAGGCTGGTATCAGGTGGCGATGCAAGTTCGCCCGCACTTCAAATACATGGGTGCAAGCTTCGAACTGTCTCTGGTTGGACGTTTGGATAAGGAATAA
- the tssE gene encoding type VI secretion system baseplate subunit TssE: MAALYSWNRGSSASLFERIQGKSSGSSRQSRMRALLDSIKKHLNEVLNSRPGACQSTVDLGVIDLNDATATSVDFKRSIEWAIEECIRNYEPRISAVSVSAINDDSDPLLLSFHISAEISLDDINDLVEFSIQLDNNRRYCLERTQ; this comes from the coding sequence ATGGCTGCGCTGTACAGTTGGAACAGAGGCAGCTCTGCCAGTCTGTTCGAGCGCATTCAAGGGAAGAGCTCCGGCTCTTCCCGTCAATCAAGGATGCGTGCACTACTTGATTCTATCAAGAAGCATTTGAATGAAGTGCTGAATTCCCGTCCAGGTGCTTGCCAAAGTACCGTTGATTTAGGTGTCATTGACCTCAATGACGCGACCGCGACATCGGTGGATTTCAAGCGAAGTATCGAATGGGCGATTGAAGAGTGCATCAGAAATTATGAGCCAAGAATATCAGCGGTTTCTGTCAGTGCCATCAATGATGATTCAGATCCGTTGCTGTTGAGCTTTCATATTAGCGCTGAAATCTCTCTGGATGATATCAACGACCTTGTGGAATTTAGCATCCAGTTGGATAACAACCGACGCTATTGCCTGGAGCGAACTCAATAA
- a CDS encoding Hcp family type VI secretion system effector, whose product MPTPCYISIRGKTQGHITAGSFTAESVGNIFVQGHEDEMLVQEFDHIVTVPTDPQSGQPSGQRAHKPFRFTVALNKSVPLLYNALASGEMLPTVELKWYRTSIEGKQEHFFTTKLEDATIVDIDCKMPHCQDPAKAEFTQLVRVSLAYRKITWEHTTAGTSGADDWRAPIVA is encoded by the coding sequence ATGCCAACTCCATGTTATATTTCCATCCGTGGTAAAACTCAGGGTCATATTACCGCTGGCTCATTCACTGCGGAATCCGTAGGTAATATCTTTGTTCAGGGTCACGAAGACGAAATGCTGGTTCAAGAATTTGACCACATCGTTACTGTCCCAACTGATCCACAGTCAGGACAACCTTCTGGCCAGCGTGCGCATAAGCCATTCCGCTTTACCGTTGCGTTGAATAAATCAGTTCCTCTGCTGTACAACGCACTGGCTTCTGGCGAAATGCTGCCAACTGTAGAATTGAAATGGTACCGTACTTCAATCGAAGGTAAACAAGAGCATTTCTTTACTACAAAACTGGAAGATGCAACTATCGTTGATATCGATTGCAAAATGCCACACTGCCAAGATCCAGCTAAAGCAGAATTCACTCAATTAGTTCGTGTATCACTTGCTTATCGTAAGATTACTTGGGAACACACTACTGCGGGTACTTCTGGTGCTGACGACTGGCGCGCACCAATTGTTGCTTAA
- a CDS encoding ShlB/FhaC/HecB family hemolysin secretion/activation protein gives MIKRTTIFILLCTAFQVNASPDALNSAFSTDEARRTLQDSSREIDQLIEDRRHQGLINRTDNVSPQTVSPVVVEAPPCLAVNGVYLQGITLLSLGDLNTLSALPDNCITSNDINKLSAEITNLYIAKGYITARVQFLPPNPHGELGINVVEGFVEAIEGDDRWVNSQTLFPRLTNKPLNLNQLDQGLDQANRLQSNKTTLDILPGSVNGGSIVRLHNRHSSPWRITTTTDNYGQKSTGKWITRLNASVDSPLGLSDFVSLSGASTVDKPNTQYNRAYTLLYSLPYGAITLSGFNSYSQYTSHPRLQIHSAKLYGNSQQTGMRADWVFHRNQSQISTLNTQLVYKNYTNHFQEAKLTVSSQTLSVLELGINHLQIIPSGLISLNMSIERGMPWFGAQTATASLNKQFTKGKLSANLQQRFTFLDVPYRFSSQFYAQYSKDGLPGVEWLNVTDRNAVRGFSKNVSSADNGWYLRNTLSHSIPIANGSLSLRTGVDIGQVKGYRSQDGWKSSAGFSAGLTLRYQQLFADVEFSRGKLLSHPNRHTDEPMQLLTRFSYTF, from the coding sequence ATGATTAAAAGGACGACAATCTTCATCTTATTATGTACTGCATTTCAGGTGAACGCATCGCCTGATGCGCTTAATTCCGCTTTCTCTACAGATGAAGCAAGAAGAACCTTACAGGATAGTTCGCGGGAAATAGACCAATTAATTGAAGATCGCCGTCACCAGGGATTGATTAATCGCACAGATAACGTTTCCCCACAAACTGTCTCACCCGTCGTGGTGGAAGCTCCACCCTGTTTGGCAGTTAACGGGGTTTATCTTCAAGGCATTACCTTACTCTCTCTGGGAGATCTAAATACACTCAGTGCCCTGCCCGATAACTGCATCACCAGCAATGATATCAACAAGCTGTCAGCGGAAATCACCAACCTTTATATTGCTAAAGGTTATATTACGGCACGCGTTCAGTTTCTTCCTCCCAATCCCCATGGTGAACTGGGGATCAATGTCGTTGAAGGTTTTGTCGAAGCGATAGAAGGAGATGACCGCTGGGTCAATAGCCAAACACTTTTCCCACGTTTGACAAACAAACCCCTCAACCTGAATCAACTTGATCAAGGGCTGGATCAGGCAAATCGCCTGCAATCAAACAAAACTACTCTCGATATTCTACCGGGTAGCGTTAATGGTGGTTCTATCGTCAGACTACACAATCGGCATTCTTCCCCATGGAGAATAACCACCACAACCGATAATTATGGACAAAAAAGCACAGGAAAATGGATCACGCGACTCAATGCCAGTGTCGATAGCCCACTGGGATTATCTGACTTTGTTAGTCTCAGCGGCGCCAGTACCGTCGATAAACCCAACACCCAATATAATCGCGCCTATACCCTGCTCTATTCGCTCCCCTATGGCGCCATCACATTGAGTGGATTCAACAGTTATTCCCAATACACCAGCCATCCCCGTTTACAGATACATTCGGCCAAATTGTACGGGAATTCACAACAAACAGGTATGCGTGCTGATTGGGTTTTTCATCGTAACCAGTCACAAATTAGTACATTAAACACTCAGTTGGTTTATAAGAATTACACTAACCATTTCCAAGAAGCCAAGCTTACTGTCAGTAGCCAGACATTGAGCGTCCTCGAACTGGGTATTAACCATTTACAAATTATCCCTTCAGGGTTGATCTCCCTCAATATGAGTATCGAGCGGGGAATGCCATGGTTTGGTGCCCAAACCGCTACAGCCAGCCTGAATAAGCAGTTTACTAAAGGGAAATTATCGGCAAATTTACAACAACGTTTTACATTTTTGGATGTACCTTACCGATTTAGCAGCCAATTTTATGCCCAATACAGTAAAGATGGGCTACCCGGTGTTGAGTGGCTCAATGTAACCGACCGTAATGCGGTGCGAGGCTTCAGTAAAAATGTGTCATCGGCTGATAATGGCTGGTATTTAAGAAATACGCTTTCTCACTCAATCCCCATTGCCAATGGATCACTTTCGTTACGTACCGGCGTGGATATCGGCCAGGTTAAAGGTTATCGCAGTCAGGACGGCTGGAAAAGCAGTGCCGGATTCAGTGCAGGTTTGACACTACGCTATCAGCAACTGTTTGCGGATGTTGAGTTCAGCCGAGGAAAATTACTTTCTCACCCCAATAGGCACACGGATGAACCTATGCAACTGTTAACCCGCTTCTCTTACACTTTTTAA